The Halichondria panicea chromosome 6, odHalPani1.1, whole genome shotgun sequence genomic sequence GTCTTCTCTTTCGGAGTGCTGCAATTGTTTGCACTCACACAAGTATGTGTTTAGATCCTCTGCAGTATTGCAGTTTGCTTTGTGTAATGGGGTATTcttatctatacatgtactgtggtATTGTATGTGTTGGTAAGTGGTTGACTTTTGCCTGTATTACGCAAATGCAGTGTGTACTAATGGAACGAgtgctgcgctgtgctaatgcctctcgccatgttttgcttttgctcaaaaaCTATAGTTGTATCTCACCTTGGATCGATACAACTATAtagctaacagtctcataaactattaaaaacaaaacaaaaagcTTTTCCGTATAGCTTGTAGCCAGTGCAAGCTTCTATAGCTCTTTGTACTGACcatgtccaagcagtgagccccacctATATTCCAGCCTTCCCGAGCCCCATGCAGTCCTGCCCTTGTCAACATGTGTCTAGCTTCTTTTAGctgtgtatagatctactataaaatcagtgcgccctcaaggcaagggagtttatgaggaatgcgggagtttatggtagttaaatcccacccagttgctatgcaAGACCCCAAGTGGGGTATATAGAATATGTTATTACTGAATTGAAttccacacagtcattattaGGAGCTTAATGAAACagaagcctatctgatggcttgatgaataatcttcaatacacatgtatatggtCTGTAGCCAAAGTGTAGGCCTATATgacaattatattatacattatTCTATAACCATAGCATTTATTGtcgtgttttgtggcttaccaggacctcaagaaaaagaagtaaatttgattctgccaggatctggatTCTCTCACTCgtggggatgagcgcgcatgcgcattgcatccACATTGCATCCACAGTAATACACAAATATATATAAATAAGGGGTGTGTATGCAAAGGGATCAAATTCACAAATGGTTGCTTtaacagctcttttctgactcttgtagctaacaaaaagctagcgctttagtgcaaggctaactcatgtgttgaatagaaagtttgtgcagaCGGATGAtactatgaaagattctgaagagacttcACCAGCcgtcaatgtgagtcaaagtagccataactcgagaaagctttagtttgctaatccacgaatcaaaatcctaCAACGTCCTACACTGAATTGTTCATCCATCCTACCCCATGCATCCTTCTTCGTCCTACACTGGATTGTTCAGCCATCCTACCTTATCGCACCCTTATCATACATCCTACCCTGTAGCAATATATGAGATGATGTGGAGAGCACTCACCCCACTGATTGTTCATCCATCCTACCTTCTGCTCCCCCGTCCTACCACAACCTTCTTTGTTCAACACTGGATTGTTAATACTGGATTGCATGTTCAGCCATCCTACCTTATCGTACCCTATCATATATACATCCTACCACGTCCTACAAAGAATTAGAAAATCGCTAGAAgtctgttagttttcgtcgcatattgcaaccgttgagcagttacagctggaatacacacacacacacacactcttatgcggctacgcctcggggcataataattgtgacacatgtacacttcatatatatacacgtacactcAGTATTGACATGCTCTTCCACTCCAGGTGTTTCCAGGAGATCTCCTTGCCCCCACGTATAGCAACTCCAGCGACCTTGACCACCTCCTAGCtcgctcagagtttgagcgtCGAGGTCCCTACACGGCTCTCCTTGAGAGGAATCTGGCGGGTGGACGTGAGCACCCTCTGTTTGGTCTGGTGAGGGAGTGTCTGACCAATACCCCAGAGAGAAGACCGACCACGGTTGAGCTCCTCTcgtctctggaggaggtggggaggGAGATGGACGGAGGACTGCTCCAGCTGGACATTGCACGAGTGAAGACTGCCAGGACCCTCAGGGCAAAGGAGAAGAGGATAGAGGCTCTACAggtgagtccagtccagtgagctagtgggtgcaagggtctgacactgcgtgctgtactctgttctcagagagaggtggtTGAGAAGGACAGGATACTGGAgaggaaagatgagcaatTAACTGAGAAAGATGCACTTTTAGTGGAAAAAGACAATCAACTTGAACAACAAAGATACCAGAAAGATGCACAAGTAGATACTCAGCTTGCTAGACAGCAACAGGTGACTGGTCAGCAGAACATTTACTGTATACAAGTTAAccatacatgtagcctcgattccagaccgcactgaggccttgtgaaggaggctaccaTACATGTTGATTATCTTTATTCACTTCACACAGATATTGAATAATGTCTGTGCCACCAAAGATGGCATGATTGCTAACAAGGACAGacaactcagtgaacaagagtCAAGGATCATTGATCTCATTTCCCAGAGAGAGGCTGCTCTAGTTGAGAGGGACGCTCTCTTACAGGTATTATAGTAGTcaccaaatgcacacactcttatacTCTAGTAATGTACATGAGTGTAGAATTGTCCAttgctacaataataatattcaaaTCTGTGTTTTGATttaccaacgttcccctgcacaggcacacagggaacagattgagcacaaagatgctgagctggtcaggagagacgccatcattcaacagcagagacaggtgagataAAATGAACCAGTAAGCTTTGATCGGTtatatcatagatagtagagtgGAAACATCACAGGTGACCAATGTATTGCCTTGGAGAATTCCACTATGCGTGTTGCATTCCGCAAGTGTTGATTGCGATTGATTGCGAGCCAGATGCAAAGACAATAGAGAATAAAGTGAAGAAAACTGCAGTAAGCACTGGCAAagctagtctgtatgtacattatccataTAGTAAATGTATGGTTTACATCATGTACCTAATTTATTTGATCATCAGAGGTCCATGTAGCActgttttacatgtatttagctGGGAAAATTGAAGGTATGAAACTTTGTGGGGGATATCTTGAGCTAGGAAGTAGTCATGATTGCTTGAGAGTGATCACAGTGTAGAGGGAGCATTGAAATATGCCTTAGGCATAGCCAAGTTGAGCATTGTGCTGTTTATTGTTGGATATTAACATAGAAGTGTGAAAAAAAGAATTCAAAAGTACATTTGTTTGCGGGGGAGTTGCTGGTTAACAATAGATTGTACATCACTATTGTTTAGGTCTACATATTTACATATTGCCTAATGATCCCGATGTGCCTTATAGCTAACCTGTATAGTTTTTGAAATATGCTAATTCAAACTTACCCGTAAATTGGGTACTCAGAACATTAGTTCTAAGGATCTGCCAATTAGACCCTTTGGAAAAGTTTGGCATGCCAATGACAGGGGGAAGGGACACATGATAACCCCACTTATTCATTACGATTGGTCAATTCTTTTGCAAAAGCTGTGTAGTGACCTGATGACGGATACGTACACCACTATACCTAAACGTCAGACttatgttttgtgtttgtaaACATAATCATTTCTCCATGCATCCTTTGTGATTGTGTGAATCATAATGTTAAAAATAAGTATGCATCTATATGAACTGTGCCTAGTACTATATACatttagtgctgatcacatgatctccagccaatcagcttatctgaaagcagtcaggtgaccatggattaaataacttaatccacacttaagtgtgctcTAAGTTggttaagtgtgctttaagttggtttgttaatgcacactttttatcaaacaaccataatacaagcagattgaatctgaatgtcatcataattataataataatacaagcacaagcagattgaatacgtacacaagcaaagctgaaaagtattagaaagttgaatgttattgtttcgacttgtttcatgtgtaccaAATTGCTGACTTGATCATAGCATCGTTTTTTCGTCTGAAGAAATAGGCCcagcttgcttcgaagatgtacatacctgtacctaattaagccagatccatataatcgtttcatcaaaggtgcttcgaatatcatagctttccaaaagagcaaaccagatactcattgccatatagtttgcgcacaaagtttcccatccagtaagccagatcagctggaggcatatccagtagtatagtgggatcgggactgttggtcagcaggagaaataagtcgagaacatgcccagtcagtccagatagctttagatagtatctccttctccattgcatcagttactggatctacaaacctactaaaacttgctattacgtctagctagctagctagccaccagcaactgatttaaaatgtagctagatttagctgccacgaggctagagctcacgtgacatagctgccacgaggctagagctcacgtgacagcactaaatcctttagaacacacctagccaagtcacgtgttttaatctggtgcactcggatggcctctcggttacgtaatgctctcggctgcgcctcgagcaccacgttaacctcgaggccatcctcggcacgcagattaaaacacttaatcttggctaggtgtgttctaaataatacatAGACTCTTGTGGGTGCATGCCTTCAATGTTCTTTGAAGGTTTGTTGAGGACATGTAATTTTTCAATGCAACACTCAGAGAAAAGTCTCATTCTGATGTAAgaacaacaaacaaacaaagaaACTAGTTAAGATCTATGTATGTAGCTATGTTAGCTATGTATGTAGCTACTATCCGGCCAGAGAAGCTATAACTAGCTGTTCACTCTCTTTTGGCCCCAATTAAATTAACTTCCTGTCTATTTCCGGTGCGACACGCATGGGCCGCGTGAAAtccctgtgtttccaatcccttcccTCTACTGTCTATGGTTATATTCTTAAGACACTATCCTATAATTAcgctcattcattattcagggtcccccttcCAGAGAGTtgctcactctgaaatggagaagaggaaaagacatgccaatcaagatgagTGGCTCgatacagagtgttgttatcggtgacacggtgtatgttggtggagggcTTGCAGTCAATGATCATGatatgtgtacagtgatgaagctcgagcaagatcaatggaccaaactaccagagtacacttcCTATtggttcgctatgacatcactcgctaatcgactagtgctggtgggaggacgtGATCCAAAATCCTGCAATCAACTTTCTATCTTTGAGTCAGGGGAATGGGCTTatccgtacccaccaatgaacattgctcgttcttcctcaacagctgtctccttcaacaaccacatcattgtagctggtgggcgtgatgATAAAGACAAGCgtatctcctctgtggaggtgttggatgtggcatcaagaagatggtacatagctcagtcactacctcaCCCACGATCAACactgaaatcaactctcataggaaacaccctctacctaatgggagggagCGATTACACTGAAAgggcaaccaagacagtgcaccacgtcgacctcaatgaactgaTTGCAAAGACCCTTTCCAACTTGGACACatccactctctggcagaccttacaagAAGTACCACTCAAGttctcagctcctctcagtattgggagatCACGATTAGCTGTTGGTGGACGGGACGGCCGAGGCAgcccaagttcatcgatccacctctaccatcctgacaccaggaggtgggtgaaagtgggagacctgcctactgcacgatacaactgcacatgctcagtacttcctagtggagaggtcattgtagccggaggacacgCAAACACTGATTACATTGAAACTGTGAACTTTTTGTCAATAAGTTAATTGGTTAGATTATATTATAGTTCCGCcttaaattattatgataacATTGCCAAAATACcggtatataaattatatatatatataattcgtggtatatataattatacccaaaaTAGTCAAGAATTATGGCATGAACATATAACTACATCGACAAAATATAATTCCTACAATGGggtgtttaaacgagatgggcgtttaatcaagtaaatacggtatacataCGTATATGAATAACAATTGACAATCGTGATatgttgcaacagaatttcaTTGTTTGTTAGGATTGTGTAGTTAATCAAATTGTACAAAATAATCAATGGCACGAGTTCGTACAAATATTACATTATGAGAATATAGAccacaaaaacagacaaaatgtGCGACAGTCTCaaaacaagttcaggtccttggttggggacTTTTATGCTTGCAGAGCGGAAGCTGAGGACTCGACAGTTGCCTTGTCTCTGTGTGGcaggggagtgtgtgtgtgtgcgtgtgtgtgtgtgtgtgtgtgtgtgtgtgtgtgtgcaggaggAGTGAGGGGGCATGTGTGTGCAGAGAGAGGAGGGTAACTacgtctatttgtgttgagtttgaccttctattaattttgtcatacttcactgaaattcaaagtttcatatggATTCCTTCTTAAAAGCACTTCtactatatgctgtagagctggtaagctccaactagttaaaagttagcattttccatgtagaaatcccggcatacttgtccaccacataaagcataaatgaagccataatcgaccacataacttccggggccaAAATCAGACTTTAATGCCCAATAATATTTATGACCATGAATTAGAGAAATGGAAGGAATACATATAACCAAAACCTCTTAATGGTGCTTCTGCCCAATGTTTGAAGTACACCTATCCCACAGGAGCAGCCATTCCCCTAAAGACAGATCACAATAGATAAAAGCCACTCACAATTCAAGTTCCCTAACTTGAGCCAGGAGATGGTCCATTTCCAGAGACAATTCACTCCTGAAAGCTGGAGAAAAATTATAGACAGTGAGATACAACATGTACCAACACCACTGTGACTGACTATAGGATTGCTAtaacacgcccacacactggtcggtggttgGCTCTAGACCAAAATAACCATCAGTACTACATACACGTAAACagaggcaaatttgtgtattgtatgtataacacgggcacgagggattGTATGGTGTATATTgtactgaagcacgagggctgagtgcaatatacactagcatcccgagtgcatgtgtttagtttatatccctagcaacacaaaatacacCACAGCTTCTACACAAATTACTAGTCCCAGCTACTTGCATCTCCACTCAAAGATACCATCTGACCATTCAAGGTTGCTGTCGATCATTGGCATGACGAGGCTTGACTCACAAAACGTTGGGCTCCTCGCTCGATGCTAGACAAGAGTAAAGcaaccccaccccccacaacgctgcaaaacagccctaACCCCAAAGGCAAAGCTGCAGAGCAACTCAAGCAGCCCCACTTCAAACTCTGCTGCAAAAAAGCCACTCCCCAACTGTGACGATGCCTCTAAC encodes the following:
- the LOC135337163 gene encoding uncharacterized protein LOC135337163, with the translated sequence MKDSEETSPAVNVFPGDLLAPTYSNSSDLDHLLARSEFERRGPYTALLERNLAGGREHPLFGLVRECLTNTPERRPTTVELLSSLEEVGREMDGGLLQLDIARVKTARTLRAKEKRIEALQREVVEKDRILERKDEQLTEKDALLVEKDNQLEQQRYQKDAQVDTQLARQQQILNNVCATKDGMIANKDRQLSEQESRIIDLISQREAALVERDALLQAHREQIEHKDAELVRRDAIIQQQRQGPPSRELLTLKWRRGKDMPIKMSGSIQSVVIGDTVYVGGGLAVNDHDMCTVMKLEQDQWTKLPEYTSYWFAMTSLANRLVLVGGRDPKSCNQLSIFESGEWAYPYPPMNIARSSSTAVSFNNHIIVAGGRDDKDKRISSVEVLDVASRRWYIAQSLPHPRSTLKSTLIGNTLYLMGGSDYTERATKTVHHVDLNELIAKTLSNLDTSTLWQTLQEVPLKFSAPLSIGRSRLAVGGRDGRGSPSSSIHLYHPDTRRWVKVGDLPTARYNCTCSVLPSGEVIVAGGHANTDYIETVNFLSIS